In Ignatzschineria sp. RMDPL8A, the sequence GGTACTCTTACTTTTATTCAATAAAATAACAGGCATCAGTATCGGCTTTGATAGCTCTTTACAGAGCCTATTAATGATCGTCTTCTTTACCTCTATTGGACTAAGCGCAGACTTTTCTCGCCTCATCCAAGGAGGAAAACCACTCATTGTTTTTATCATTGCTGTTAGTGTCTTAATTATTGTTCAAAATATAGTCGGTATGAGTCTTGCGATGTTGCTGGGACAAGATCCTTTTTATGGGCTGATTGCAGGATCGATAACTTTATCAGGCGGACATGGCAATGGGGCTGCCTGGGGAGCGGTTTTAAGTGAGAAATATGGCATTACGAGCGCTGTTGAACTTGCGATGGCCTGCGCTACATTTGGATTGGTATTAGGAGGCTTTATCGGTGGCCCTGTTGCAAGACACCTGCTCAAAAAAATCAAAAAAGAGCGTAATGAAACACCTTATGAAATTAAAGAGACCTTCGAAGAGCCCAACATAAAGCGCCAAATTCATAGCTCTAGCATTATTGAAACAGTGGGAATGCTCACCGTAAGTATCAGTCTCGGTAGCTATTTAGATGTGATCACAAAAGAGACCATCTTCCATATGCCAACCTTTGTTTGGTGTCTCTTCTCTGGGGTAGTTTTACGCAATATCATTACCCATATCTTTCACCATGATGTTTATGATCAAACTATCGATGTCTTAGGAAACGTTGCGCTCTCATTTTTCCTTGCTATGGCGCTTATGTCGTTACAACTAGGCGATCTAACCAGTCTTGCTCTGCCTATTTTATTCATTATCGCCGTGCAAACAATCGTCATGATACTCTTTGCCATTTTCATCACGTTTAAACTAATGGGGAAAGATTATGATGCTGTCGTAATGAGTGCAGGGCATTGCGGCTTTGGACTTGGAGCGACTCCGACAGCAATTGCCAATATGCAGGTAATTACCAAAGCCTTCGGCCCCTCTCATAAA encodes:
- the gltS gene encoding sodium/glutamate symporter produces the protein MFQLDSYLTLIAATLALLLGGVLVRRIAFLHNNHIPEAVVGGFVVAVLLLLFNKITGISIGFDSSLQSLLMIVFFTSIGLSADFSRLIQGGKPLIVFIIAVSVLIIVQNIVGMSLAMLLGQDPFYGLIAGSITLSGGHGNGAAWGAVLSEKYGITSAVELAMACATFGLVLGGFIGGPVARHLLKKIKKERNETPYEIKETFEEPNIKRQIHSSSIIETVGMLTVSISLGSYLDVITKETIFHMPTFVWCLFSGVVLRNIITHIFHHDVYDQTIDVLGNVALSFFLAMALMSLQLGDLTSLALPILFIIAVQTIVMILFAIFITFKLMGKDYDAVVMSAGHCGFGLGATPTAIANMQVITKAFGPSHKAFLIVPMVGAFFVDLANSTIIKVFIEIAARITGV